In Nitrosopumilus sp., the genomic stretch CTCATTTAATAAAAACTGTTTTGAACTATTCAATTATTTTGTTTTCAAATCTGATGAGATGCAGTTTAAAATTATGGACAATTTCTAATTCTCATTTATGCTATTAGTACCTGAAAATAAAATTATTAAAAATAAAAAACAAGGATTCAAAAGATTATTTCTTTTTTGAAGCCTTTGTTGTTTTTTTTGCTGTTGTTTTTTTTGCTGCTGTTTTTTTAGCTGCCATGTTTAGATGATTATTTGGATGAATTTCTACAGATGAAATTAAAAAAAATACACTAAATAGGTATTATTTGGTATGTGTTTTTTTATTTTTATTTAGATAATTTTGCACTTCTTCTACGTCTTTATCACCTCTTCCAGAAAGTGTCACTACGATTGATTCTGATCTCTTTCCTTTTCTAGCCACTTTGATTGCCTCAGCTACGGCATGAGCTGATTCAAGAGCTGGGATTATCCCTTCTGTTCTTGTAAGCGTTAAGAATGCATCAATTACTTCAACATCTGTTGCTGAACGGTATTTTATTCTCTTGGTATCTTTATAGTATGAATGCTCAGGTCCAACACCTGGATAATCTAGTCCTGCTGAAATGCTGTGTGTCTCAGTAATCTGCCCCTCTTCATCTTGAAGTAGATATGTCATCATACCATGTAGTACTCCTTTTGAACCTGCTGATAGTGTTGCTGAATGCATTTTTGATTTTAATCCTTGACCTGCTGCCTCAACACCAATGATTTCTGCATTGGTATCTACAAGTGGATAGAAGGTTCCTATTGCATTGGAACCTCCTCCAACACATGCAATTACAATGTCTGGTGTTTTGTTATTGATTTTTTTCATTTGAGTTTTAATTTCTGCACCGATCACACTTTGAAAATCTCTTACCATTACTGGATATGGATGTGGACCAACTGCTGAACCAAGAAGATAATATGTCGTCTCTACATTTGTAATCCAGTCCCGAATTGCTTCATTGATGGCATCTTTGAGCGTCTTTGATCCAGATTTTACAGGATGGACCTTTGCACCTAACAAATCCATTCTAAACACATTAAGCTTTTGACGTATGGTGTCCTTGTGTCCCATATACACTTCTGCGTTCATTCCCAAAGCAGCACATGCCATAGCTGTTGCAACACCATGTTGTCCGGCCCCCGTTTCAGCAATGATTCTTTTTTTGTTCATTTTTTTTGCTAATAGTGCTTGACCCAAAGTGTTATTGATCTTATGGGCTCCTCCATGCAACAAGTCTTCTCTTTTTAGATAGATTTTTGCACCACCTAGTTTTTCTGATAAATTTTTTGCATAGTATAATGGTGTTGGACGTCCTGCATACACTTTTAGATAATAGTCTAATTCCTTTTTGAAATTTTTATCATTTTTGAATTTAAGATAGTTTTCTTCTAATTCCTCAATTGCTGGAACAAGTGTTTCTGGGATGTATTTTCCACCAAATTCTCCAAATTTGCCATTTTTAGGATATTTCAATATGCATTCACCAATTTTTTTACCTGTTCTTGAATGTTGTCGCTTTTCATTATGCTTGAACCAATCAGAAATGCATCTGCGCCGCATTTTTTGAGATAATTGATATCTTCTGGTGTTTCGATCCCACTTTCAGATAGAATTATCCTTGATTTCTCGTATCCTTTTAGGACATACTCTGTAGTTTTAATATCGATCTCTAATGTGTCTAGATTTCTATTATTAATTCCAATGATGTCCGCATCTGTCTTTAGGGCATTTTCAAATTCTTCTTTTGTGTGGACTTCAAGTAAAATTTCTAATCCTTGTTTGTGTCCATAACTGATGAACTCATCAATATCTTTGAGGAATTTTTGATCAAATAATGACTGAATTACTAACATGTAGTCTGCACCTATCTTTTTTGCTGCATCGATCTGAATTTTATCAATCATGATGTCTTTCATTAATAATGGCACATCAAATGCTTGTCTTACTTTCATGAAAAATTCAGGGGAGCCATTGAATAGGTGTGGTTGAGTTAAAATTGACAATGCTTTGGCGCCTCCCGTAATCATCTGGTTTGCAATGCTTACCGGATCTGATGTAGTTCTAATCTTTCCAAGTGATGGTGATGCAAATTTAATTTCAGTTAAGAGTGTAGCATGAGGATTTGTTTTAATTATGTGCACGAAATCTTTACTTGATTTTTGCAGTTTTGGATTAACATCGTATACTCCATCATCAATTGCCATCTGAGAATTATTTACTAATTTTCTAAGAATGTTTTCTGCCATTATGTTAACTCATTTAATTTTGAAATGTCTCCTGTATCTGCAACAAATTTCTTTAGCAATGAAAATGCTTTACCGTCTTTAATTGTATTTAATGCAATATCTACGCCTTCCTCGAAATTATTGGCAATGTCTGCAACAATTAACCCACCAGCTGCATTTAGTGCTGTGGTCTCAATCATAGCTTGGGTTGCTGTATTGTTGAGAACTCCCACAAATGATTTTATGGCTTCTTCTTTTGTCTTGATTTGTATGTCTTCAAGTTTTGATTTGTGTAGTCCTACCACAACTGGATCAATTACATTCATCAATACTTTGTTATTTCTCAAAATACATACTCTGTTGGTAGCACTTGTAGAAAATTCGTCCATTCCATCATCAGAACGTACTGTCATGATGTTTTGTGCCCCCTTTCTTTTCAAAATTGCAGGTAACCTATCAAGGTATTCTATTGAGAATACTCCTATTAGTTGATTTTTGACTCCAGCAGGATTTGATAGCGGTCCTAGCAAATTAAATGCAGTTCTTTTTCCTAGTTGTTTTCTTACTTTAGATATGTGCTTCATTGCAGGATGAAATTTTTGTGCAAACATAAAACAAATGTTGTGCTTTAGCAAAATTTCTGAAATTTGTGCAGGCTCTAGGTTCAAATCATATCCAAAATATTCAAAAATATCTGCACTTCCTGAAATTCCAGAGCTTGAACGATTTCCATGTTTTGCAACAATTCCACCAGCAGCTGCTACGACAAATGATGCGGTAGTTGACACGTTAAATGTCTGAATCTTATCTCCTCCTGTACCACACATATCAATTATTCTTCCTCTGTTTTTTGTTTGGACTTTGAGTGAAAACTCTTGCATTTTATCAAGCATTCCTAATAACTCATCATCTGTTTCTCCTTTTTCTGCAAGGTATGATAAAAATTCTGTATTTTGCTCATCATCTGTTTTTCCTGACAGAATATCTGTCATGACCGAATTCATCTCATCATAATTTAGATCAGTTTTTTGTTGAAGTTTTGTAATGATCTCTGAAATCATTTTATCTCTCCTGATTCCGGCTTTCGTTTAATCTCATCAGTGACTGTATTTAGAAACTTTAGTGTGTGTTTGGGAATCTCTTCAAACTCTCTTTCTGAAAAACTCTCATAAAATACCCAGTCATCAAATTTTTTCATATAATTTTGAAAATCAAATGGAACGTTACTCTCTTTTGATGCATCATCGATTCCTTTTCCTACTGAATAAACAAAAATTAATGCCTCTCTTGCATTTTTTTTGAGATAATCTCCCACTGTGAATGGCTTTGGAATATCTGAAATTATTCTTTTATACAAAACTGATTTTTCAATATTTTGCATTGTGGATTCTATTGTAAATGTCAAAAAATTATCTAATCCTTTTATCTCTTTTTTCAGATCAACTGTTTCTAGATTTGTGTTTTTTTTAATGCACTGCTCTACTAACATATGAATAAAATCGTCTGGAATATTTTCATCTGAATAGTATTTTGTGAATCCATAGACTGAAACAAGTTTTTCTCTATCAGTAAGTATTTCTGTCATTGGAATCATCTCTTGCTCTATTTTGAACGTGATTTTTTCTCCTTTACTTGATTTATAAAATTCTCTAGAATCTTTTTACCATTCTCTGTCATAATTGATTCTGGATGAAATTGTACCCCTTGGATTAGGTATTTTTTATGTGTAATTGCCATTACTTCTCCGTCATCGTCAGCTGTGGCAGTTACCTCCAAAATATCTGGAATTTTTGTTTTATCTCCAACCAAGCTATGATATCGTGTTGCTCTAAATGGATTCTTTACATTTAGAAACAATCCTGAATTTGTATGCTTCACTGGACTTGTCTTGCCATGTCTAACACATCCTGCATTAGTTACTTTGCCACCAAATGCATGAATAATTCCTTGATGCCCTAAACAAACTCCTAGAATTGGAGTGGTTGGACCAATATCTTTGATAACGTCTGAACAAACACCAAAATATTTTTTATCTTCTGGTGTTCCTGGACCTGGAGAGATAATTATTCCATCATAATTATTTTGTTTAATTTGATCTAATGTAATCTTGTCATTTCGTATGACTTCACAGTCAACTCCTAATTCTCCTAGATACTGTGCAATGTTATATACAAATGAATCATAGTTGTCAATAATTAGAAATTTCATTTTGATGCCTCTTTTAGTGCTTGAAGCATGGCTCCTGCTTTATGTTCTGTTTCTTTGAATTCGTTTTCGGCAATTGAATCTGAAACAATTCCTGCCCCTGATTGTATGAATCCTTCATTGTCTTCAATGAAAATACTTCTAATTGCAATTGCAAAATCACAACAACCATTGTATGAGAAATATCCTACCGCACCCGCATATGGGCCTCTTGCTTCGGGTTCTAATTCATCAATAATTTCCATGGCTCTAACCTTTGGTGCTCCTGAAACGGTTCCTGCAGGAAAAACTGCTTGAAACGCATCAAACATATCGTTTTTAGGATCTAAATTGCCTATGACATGACTCACTATGTGCTGGACATGACTGAATCGTTTTATCTGCATCAATGATTCTGGATGGACTGTGCCATACTTGCAAACCCTTCCAATATCGTTTCTGCCCAAATCTACTAACATTGTATGTTCTGCCAGTTCTTTTTCATCATGAATTAATTCATCTGCCAACTGTTTGTTTTCTCTCTCATCATTGGTAATCTTTCTAGTTCCTGCAATTGGGAATGTTTCAACTTTGTCTTTTGTGATTCTAACTAACATTTCTGGTGATGCACCAATAATGGTTTTTCTATCCTGTTTTAAATGATACATGTATGGGGATGGATTCAGTTTTCGTAGTGTTTTGTATAATGTTAAGTGGTCTCCGTTGTTTTTGAATGCAAATTTTCTAGACAATACAACCTGAAAAATATCTCCATCATGAATGTATTTTTTTGCTTTGTTTACAATTTCAGAAAACTTTTCTTTATCCATATTTGGAGTCACTTCACTTGAATGAAATTCTTCAAAAATATCCTCTCCCATTATTAATTTGTCAAATCTATTCTCATCATGATAGAAATAGAATAATTTTTTGTGTAAATTATCATAAAGTATTCCATCATCATAAATTCCAAACTCCATTAATGGTTGTTTCGAATTATGCGAATCTGCAATATTCTCTACTAGTCTGATTGCATCATAGTTTACAACTCCTACTGCTCCTCCTAGGTATCTGTAACTTTGATCATCTGTTTTTCCTACTATCTTTTTTAGTTCTAAAAACGGGTCTGTGGTTTGAATCGTTTGTATTTTTCCATCCGAAATTATTTCAACTTTGTCTGAATATCCTTTGAAAACAATTTTTGGATCAAATCCCATCACTGAAGTTTCTGCCAAAACCTCCGGACCAGTTAATGATTCAAACAGGAATGAATGCGAGTAATTTCTTGAAATTTTATTATAAATTTGAAATTGGTTTTCAGATAAATCTAGGGGTATTATTTTTGCTTGAGCATTTCCAAAGATGTCCACCCATGTACAAAATTTTGATGTATTATTATTTAAATTGATGAGTGGGGGCAGACGACGCTGTTTTTGTTTAAAATGTTCATTCTAGGCATGATAAAGTTACGGTATAGTACGGTACCTTTATATCGTATTTGAATGTATGTTAATTACCATGCAGGGGGTTAATCAAACGATTATGCATAACATGCATAATCTTGTAAAATCACATTCTTCAGTTTCTAAGGTTGAATGCTATGTTTGTGGCAAAGGATTAGAAGATGGACATTGTATTACGGCAAAAACATTGCCTAATGGAACTGTTTTGTTCTGTGATGTGCACTATTCATTACAATGAACAGCGTATTTTAAATTGTAGAAATTGTTATGTCGTCAAACAATTCTTCTGCTTTCTTTATGATTTGTTTGTCATCTGCATCAGGTTCTGCTGAAATGAGTATCAAATTATCCCCAATTGGAACACTTATGAGCAATTGTTTTGTTCTTCTAGATGCAATATAGTCAATTGGTCCAAGAATATCGTCAAGCTCTTTTCTCATTTTAAAATCCAACTGCATTTGCATGTATATCATGGATATTTTTTCATCTTTGATCAACGGTGACTTTCCTTTTTTGAATCCACCTGCAATCAATCTTCCAAGTTCATTAATTATCCCTACATGCCTTACTTTTTCATTTTTAGATAGTTCTAAACACGCATCATCTAATTTTTTAATTTCTTTAGCAGTAAGCAATACCATTATGATCATATGCTGCATCCGTTATTTTTAATATACTTTTCAAAATCTTAGAACTGCTTTTACCCTCTAAAAACAGATTTATTTTAAACTCTCTTCTATTATGACCTTTTACTGTCTGTTTTGACATGAGTGTGTTGGTCATCTACTTGTCTTGGTACTCATAAATAGTCAAATGATCTTGAAAATATGTGGGACTTTCAAATCAAAATCTGTTGGGATTGAAATTGTTTTCGCCAAGTTCAATTAACGATAAATCTTTGGAATTTTTTGAATTTCTAAAATATGAAACAAAAATATTTCGTAATGATTCCACCATTCTAAAAAAGAATTTAATTGATGAAATACCTAAAAGTCTCAAAATCAAACAAACTCCGAGAAAACAACAAACACTAAAAAAATTTGAAAAATTTTTACAAAATCTTGATAACATATTATTCATCAAAATCTCTGATGATGAAATTTCTGAGATTAAATGGGATGATATTGATGATTTTTGTGGTTTATTGCGTTTAATTGAAAGAAGTGATGAAAGAAAGGTCAGGTGGGCATTATATCATTTATTTGCAAAGGGTAATCTTGAAATTTCTAAAACCCAATTAGCTGAATCATTAAAAGAATTCAAAATTAAACACTTTGATAAGATTCTTACCAAAATCATTAAAGCAGAAACACTTTCTGGACTTGATGCTGAATTTAATGGAACTACATTCATAATTAATCATGATGCTGGGGACAAATTGGTATCTCATTATTTAGCTGATGCCATCGAAGAACAGTCAAGGCGATCTCCGGGTGAGCTAGAAGAAGAAATTTTAAAATTGATTGATGAGGGTTCGTATTCTAATCAAGAAATTTCCCAATCTCTTTTAATTGATGAAGGCCTTGTATCTAGAACAATTAGTAAATTACGTGATCAAGATAAAATCATCTTGTCTAGTTTTGGTCAACGTGGTGCTAGATACTTTACTACAAATTGTGATAACTGTCCTTTTGGAACAACAAAAACATCCTGTAGAAAAGAAGCATTATCTTTCATCATTTCTTCATTTATGAAAGATTTTGAAGTGAATCTTTCTGCAAACGATTTTGATTCTGTTGAATCAAATCAGGCATTACTAAAAATTAAACGAATTATTATGATGGCACGAAAAGAAAAGAATACAAAACTTGAACGTAATCTAAGTAAGAATCTAGATGATATACTTTCAAAAGTAGTTGAAAAATTCATAAAAATTGAATTTCCAGATAAAAAATCTTCTGGTGGTTCTAAAATAAATTTTGGTGTATCTTCAGCCATATCTAA encodes the following:
- the trpB gene encoding tryptophan synthase subunit beta; amino-acid sequence: MKYPKNGKFGEFGGKYIPETLVPAIEELEENYLKFKNDKNFKKELDYYLKVYAGRPTPLYYAKNLSEKLGGAKIYLKREDLLHGGAHKINNTLGQALLAKKMNKKRIIAETGAGQHGVATAMACAALGMNAEVYMGHKDTIRQKLNVFRMDLLGAKVHPVKSGSKTLKDAINEAIRDWITNVETTYYLLGSAVGPHPYPVMVRDFQSVIGAEIKTQMKKINNKTPDIVIACVGGGSNAIGTFYPLVDTNAEIIGVEAAGQGLKSKMHSATLSAGSKGVLHGMMTYLLQDEEGQITETHSISAGLDYPGVGPEHSYYKDTKRIKYRSATDVEVIDAFLTLTRTEGIIPALESAHAVAEAIKVARKGKRSESIVVTLSGRGDKDVEEVQNYLNKNKKTHTK
- a CDS encoding indole-3-glycerol-phosphate synthase gives rise to the protein MAENILRKLVNNSQMAIDDGVYDVNPKLQKSSKDFVHIIKTNPHATLLTEIKFASPSLGKIRTTSDPVSIANQMITGGAKALSILTQPHLFNGSPEFFMKVRQAFDVPLLMKDIMIDKIQIDAAKKIGADYMLVIQSLFDQKFLKDIDEFISYGHKQGLEILLEVHTKEEFENALKTDADIIGINNRNLDTLEIDIKTTEYVLKGYEKSRIILSESGIETPEDINYLKKCGADAFLIGSSIMKSDNIQEQVKKLVNAY
- the trpD gene encoding anthranilate phosphoribosyltransferase is translated as MISEIITKLQQKTDLNYDEMNSVMTDILSGKTDDEQNTEFLSYLAEKGETDDELLGMLDKMQEFSLKVQTKNRGRIIDMCGTGGDKIQTFNVSTTASFVVAAAGGIVAKHGNRSSSGISGSADIFEYFGYDLNLEPAQISEILLKHNICFMFAQKFHPAMKHISKVRKQLGKRTAFNLLGPLSNPAGVKNQLIGVFSIEYLDRLPAILKRKGAQNIMTVRSDDGMDEFSTSATNRVCILRNNKVLMNVIDPVVVGLHKSKLEDIQIKTKEEAIKSFVGVLNNTATQAMIETTALNAAGGLIVADIANNFEEGVDIALNTIKDGKAFSLLKKFVADTGDISKLNELT
- a CDS encoding aminodeoxychorismate/anthranilate synthase component II: MKFLIIDNYDSFVYNIAQYLGELGVDCEVIRNDKITLDQIKQNNYDGIIISPGPGTPEDKKYFGVCSDVIKDIGPTTPILGVCLGHQGIIHAFGGKVTNAGCVRHGKTSPVKHTNSGLFLNVKNPFRATRYHSLVGDKTKIPDILEVTATADDDGEVMAITHKKYLIQGVQFHPESIMTENGKKILENFINQVKEKKSRSK
- a CDS encoding anthranilate synthase component I family protein — protein: MDIFGNAQAKIIPLDLSENQFQIYNKISRNYSHSFLFESLTGPEVLAETSVMGFDPKIVFKGYSDKVEIISDGKIQTIQTTDPFLELKKIVGKTDDQSYRYLGGAVGVVNYDAIRLVENIADSHNSKQPLMEFGIYDDGILYDNLHKKLFYFYHDENRFDKLIMGEDIFEEFHSSEVTPNMDKEKFSEIVNKAKKYIHDGDIFQVVLSRKFAFKNNGDHLTLYKTLRKLNPSPYMYHLKQDRKTIIGASPEMLVRITKDKVETFPIAGTRKITNDERENKQLADELIHDEKELAEHTMLVDLGRNDIGRVCKYGTVHPESLMQIKRFSHVQHIVSHVIGNLDPKNDMFDAFQAVFPAGTVSGAPKVRAMEIIDELEPEARGPYAGAVGYFSYNGCCDFAIAIRSIFIEDNEGFIQSGAGIVSDSIAENEFKETEHKAGAMLQALKEASK
- a CDS encoding DUF6659 family protein — protein: MIIMVLLTAKEIKKLDDACLELSKNEKVRHVGIINELGRLIAGGFKKGKSPLIKDEKISMIYMQMQLDFKMRKELDDILGPIDYIASRRTKQLLISVPIGDNLILISAEPDADDKQIIKKAEELFDDITISTI